In the genome of Notamacropus eugenii isolate mMacEug1 chromosome 5, mMacEug1.pri_v2, whole genome shotgun sequence, one region contains:
- the LOC140503339 gene encoding cytosolic phospholipase A2 gamma-like isoform X2: MAIPQQVACSAKSEPDLSVLSRHIRIGFGISDEEKEAVKNRREHILKALLKGLEGIYVKKVPVVSVLLSGGGLRAAIACQGVLSELSCVGLLDMVTYIAGVSGSTWCMASLYNKSDGWKDLKKAENECRMRLQESWDISVALDKLCEAAERDDYSLTDFWSYSVVYYLTNELLGSHLSQVKKESKMGIVPYPIFATIDHDLKFCEKNAWFEFTPDWAGYSPLGSSTPGVYVSTTHCGSEFKRGMLIKQKPERDFSYLGGKD; the protein is encoded by the exons ATGGCTATACCCCAG CAAGTTGCCTGCAGTGCCAAGAGTGAACCTGACCTATCTGTTCTAAG TCGTCACATCAGGATTGGTTTTGGAATCTCAGACGAAGAGAAGGAAGCAGTGAAAAATCGAAGGGAACATATCCTCAAAGCCCTGCTGAAGGGCCTTGAGGGCATTTATGTCAAAAAG GTCCCTGTGGTTTCTGTGCTGCTCTCAGGTGGGGGCCTGAGAGCTGCCATAGCCTGCCAAGGTGTCCTTAGTGAGCTGAGCTGTGTGGGGCTTCTGGACATGGTCACATATATTGCAGGAGTGTCTGGCTCCACCTG GTGCATGGCCTCCCTCTACAACAAGAGTGATGGGTGGAAAGACCTGAAGAAGGCAGAAAATGAGTGCAGGATGCGTCTGCAGGAGTCTTGGGACATCTCTGTGGCTCTGGATAAGCTCTGTGAGGCTGCAGAGAGGGATGACTATTCCCTCACTGACTTCTGGTCCTATTCTGTTGTCTACTACCTTACAAATGAA CTTCTAGGGTCTCACCTGTCCCAGGTCAAGAAAGAGTCGAAGATGGGGATTGTACCATATCCCATATTTGCTACCATCGACCATGACCTCAAGTTTTGTGAAAAGA ATGCCTGGTTTGAATTCACTCCAGACTGGGCTGGCTACTCCCCACTTGGCTCTTCAACTCCTGGTGTTTACGTCTCTACCACTCATTGTGGGAGCGAGTTTAAGAGAGGGATGCTCATAAAACAAAAGCCTGAAAGGGATTTCTCCTACCTGGGAGGTAAGGACTGA
- the LOC140503339 gene encoding cytosolic phospholipase A2 gamma-like isoform X1, with protein sequence MSLFVLQQVACSAKSEPDLSVLSRHIRIGFGISDEEKEAVKNRREHILKALLKGLEGIYVKKVPVVSVLLSGGGLRAAIACQGVLSELSCVGLLDMVTYIAGVSGSTWCMASLYNKSDGWKDLKKAENECRMRLQESWDISVALDKLCEAAERDDYSLTDFWSYSVVYYLTNELLGSHLSQVKKESKMGIVPYPIFATIDHDLKFCEKNAWFEFTPDWAGYSPLGSSTPGVYVSTTHCGSEFKRGMLIKQKPERDFSYLGGKD encoded by the exons ATGAGCCTCTTTGTTTTGCAGCAAGTTGCCTGCAGTGCCAAGAGTGAACCTGACCTATCTGTTCTAAG TCGTCACATCAGGATTGGTTTTGGAATCTCAGACGAAGAGAAGGAAGCAGTGAAAAATCGAAGGGAACATATCCTCAAAGCCCTGCTGAAGGGCCTTGAGGGCATTTATGTCAAAAAG GTCCCTGTGGTTTCTGTGCTGCTCTCAGGTGGGGGCCTGAGAGCTGCCATAGCCTGCCAAGGTGTCCTTAGTGAGCTGAGCTGTGTGGGGCTTCTGGACATGGTCACATATATTGCAGGAGTGTCTGGCTCCACCTG GTGCATGGCCTCCCTCTACAACAAGAGTGATGGGTGGAAAGACCTGAAGAAGGCAGAAAATGAGTGCAGGATGCGTCTGCAGGAGTCTTGGGACATCTCTGTGGCTCTGGATAAGCTCTGTGAGGCTGCAGAGAGGGATGACTATTCCCTCACTGACTTCTGGTCCTATTCTGTTGTCTACTACCTTACAAATGAA CTTCTAGGGTCTCACCTGTCCCAGGTCAAGAAAGAGTCGAAGATGGGGATTGTACCATATCCCATATTTGCTACCATCGACCATGACCTCAAGTTTTGTGAAAAGA ATGCCTGGTTTGAATTCACTCCAGACTGGGCTGGCTACTCCCCACTTGGCTCTTCAACTCCTGGTGTTTACGTCTCTACCACTCATTGTGGGAGCGAGTTTAAGAGAGGGATGCTCATAAAACAAAAGCCTGAAAGGGATTTCTCCTACCTGGGAGGTAAGGACTGA